A region from the Candidatus Omnitrophota bacterium genome encodes:
- a CDS encoding NAD(P)/FAD-dependent oxidoreductase codes for MRNFDAIVIGAGASGIVAAISAKRKGMSVLLCEKMPQIGKKILASGSGRCNLSNDKITSSFYNPAARRLTDAVFAKFSGKDIVKFFRDIGLEVYSDNGRIFPVTNQSASVLKILEMELTRLSVPVEVNCEITGIAYKDGAFTISPKKGEKRQCRKVILTGGGKAYPAFGSDGTSYKFAKQFGHRIIEPVPSAVPLVVKDEACHLLQGQRISAKARSIVDGKIKSEAAGDVLFTKYGLSGTAVLDISEDISIALNREHNKDVAVSIDMIPFMEDSNLRNEIEKRFNDVVSQKAVLFGLLPNKFDQALKNMLGVKDIATIVGSLKDRRFKVSGTRGWNEAEFTAGGVDVGDVNEATLESKLRKGLYFAGEILDVNGKRGGYNLAWAWASGFVAGAGAV; via the coding sequence TGCGAGAAGATGCCGCAGATAGGCAAAAAGATATTGGCCTCCGGCAGCGGACGCTGCAACCTTTCCAACGATAAAATAACAAGCTCCTTCTACAATCCTGCCGCGCGGCGTCTGACCGACGCTGTCTTCGCAAAATTCAGCGGCAAAGATATCGTAAAATTTTTCAGAGATATAGGCCTCGAGGTCTATTCAGATAACGGCAGGATATTTCCCGTGACAAACCAGTCGGCGTCCGTTTTGAAGATACTTGAAATGGAGCTCACGCGGCTTTCGGTTCCGGTAGAGGTTAATTGCGAAATTACGGGCATTGCTTATAAAGACGGCGCGTTTACAATCAGCCCAAAAAAGGGCGAAAAGCGGCAATGCCGCAAAGTAATACTGACGGGAGGCGGTAAGGCATATCCGGCTTTTGGTTCCGACGGTACTTCGTATAAGTTTGCAAAACAATTCGGCCACAGGATAATAGAGCCGGTCCCGAGCGCGGTTCCTTTGGTGGTGAAAGACGAAGCGTGCCATCTTCTTCAGGGGCAGAGGATATCGGCAAAAGCAAGAAGCATAGTCGACGGCAAGATAAAGAGCGAGGCAGCCGGCGATGTCCTTTTTACAAAATACGGACTGTCCGGCACAGCGGTGCTGGATATAAGCGAGGATATATCGATAGCATTGAACAGGGAACACAATAAAGATGTTGCCGTCTCTATAGATATGATACCGTTTATGGAGGATAGTAATTTAAGGAACGAGATCGAAAAGAGATTTAATGACGTCGTTTCACAAAAGGCGGTTTTATTCGGACTATTGCCTAATAAATTTGATCAGGCGCTTAAAAACATGCTTGGCGTAAAGGATATCGCCACGATAGTTGGCTCATTGAAGGACAGGCGTTTTAAGGTGTCGGGCACAAGAGGCTGGAACGAGGCGGAGTTTACGGCCGGCGGGGTGGATGTCGGCGATGTAAATGAAGCAACATTGGAATCAAAATTAAGAAAAGGCCTCTATTTTGCCGGAGAGATACTGGACGTAAACGGCAAAAGAGGCGGATACAATCTGGCGTGGGCGTGGGCTTCGGGGTTCGTTGCCGGCGCCGGCGCTGTCTAA